From one Thermodesulfobacteriota bacterium genomic stretch:
- a CDS encoding methylenetetrahydrofolate reductase produces the protein MKAKTPSKLEKILAAGHLAVTSECGPPRGSDPEVIINKADMIKDHVDAINITDNQTSVTRMCSLAACIRLKLIGLEPVLQMVTRDRNRIALQSDILGAASFDINNILCLSGDHQSFGDCSQGQNVHDIDSMQLIQTVRHMRDEGKFLGGDDIKRPPKMFVGAAANPFADPFEIRVPRLAKKVAAGVEFIQTQCIYNLDKFEEWMKMVCDRGLHEKVYILAGMTPMKNAGMARYMKNRVPGMDVPDEVVKRLADTPKEKQAEEGIKICIEAIQRLKEVEGVRGFHVMAIEWEEKVPEIVEQAGLYPRPEVD, from the coding sequence ATGAAAGCAAAGACACCGAGTAAACTAGAAAAAATTCTTGCCGCCGGGCATCTTGCCGTTACCTCCGAGTGCGGCCCCCCGCGAGGAAGCGATCCAGAGGTAATTATCAACAAGGCCGATATGATCAAGGATCATGTGGATGCAATCAATATTACCGACAACCAGACATCAGTCACACGCATGTGCAGTCTGGCCGCCTGTATTCGACTTAAACTGATTGGCCTGGAACCGGTGCTTCAGATGGTTACCCGCGACCGGAACCGTATTGCCCTGCAGAGCGACATTCTCGGAGCGGCTTCTTTTGACATAAACAATATTCTCTGCCTTTCAGGTGATCATCAGAGCTTCGGGGACTGCTCCCAAGGCCAGAATGTTCATGATATTGATTCGATGCAACTTATTCAAACCGTCCGGCACATGCGGGACGAAGGAAAGTTCTTAGGGGGAGATGATATCAAGCGTCCTCCGAAGATGTTTGTGGGAGCGGCCGCAAATCCTTTTGCCGATCCGTTTGAGATCCGTGTGCCCCGGCTGGCGAAAAAGGTTGCCGCAGGTGTTGAGTTCATCCAGACTCAGTGCATATACAACCTTGATAAGTTTGAGGAATGGATGAAGATGGTTTGCGACCGCGGACTCCATGAAAAGGTTTATATACTGGCAGGAATGACCCCGATGAAGAATGCCGGCATGGCCAGATATATGAAAAACCGGGTTCCCGGCATGGACGTACCTGACGAAGTGGTTAAACGTCTGGCGGACACCCCCAAGGAAAAACAGGCTGAGGAAGGCATTAAGATCTGTATTGAGGCAATCCAACGACTCAAAGAGGTTGAAGGAGTTCGCGGTTTTCACGTTATGGCCATTGAGTGGGAGGAAAAAGTGCCTGAAATTGTGGAACAAGCGGGCCTGTATCCCAGGCCTGAGGTGGACTAG
- a CDS encoding response regulator produces the protein MKDSVDTTHILVVDDEKDIRDGSQRILSKIGFQVVTASRGDEALNILEREKPSIVFLDLKMPGMSGMEVLERIREIDETILVIIITGYATVETATKAMKQGAYDFISKPFDPDQMRIVVNRAWEKIRLTREAEKLERERKRTLLDLHTEKSRIHTILESFPNGAMVTNTRGQVVLMNPAFRQLLEIDSDLKPGNPIEDYMPDQSLCNLVKEISQGKHIDYDDIPDYEFALSDKKYLLAKAQPVLGEKQECLGAVVNVMDISDMKVLDQLKSEFVAKVSHELRSPLSTIHEQLALVIRDMVGKTTMDDQHILTRAKEKTQGLIALIGDLLDLSRIEEGIICHQPQPVKLEETLKNIVDFLQTRAKSKKQSLILNLPKDPVPSLIADPIALESIFGNLIANAISYTHKNGKIKIDVDLAGINIRVRIKDNGFGIADKHLEKIFERFYRVKDENTRYITGTGLGLPIVKGLVDSLNGFIEVESTPGKGTVFTVLLPVKE, from the coding sequence TTGAAAGATAGTGTTGATACCACCCACATACTGGTTGTGGATGATGAAAAGGACATACGCGACGGATCTCAGCGAATTCTTTCCAAGATTGGTTTCCAAGTCGTGACCGCATCCCGTGGCGACGAAGCCCTCAATATCCTGGAAAGAGAAAAACCATCTATCGTTTTTCTCGATCTAAAAATGCCTGGCATGAGTGGAATGGAGGTTTTGGAGCGAATCAGGGAAATAGATGAAACCATACTGGTCATCATCATCACCGGATATGCAACGGTGGAAACGGCGACCAAAGCCATGAAACAGGGGGCTTATGATTTTATTTCCAAACCCTTTGACCCGGATCAAATGCGTATCGTGGTGAACCGTGCCTGGGAAAAAATTCGCCTGACCCGCGAGGCAGAAAAGCTGGAACGGGAAAGGAAAAGAACCCTGCTGGATCTGCACACCGAAAAAAGCCGTATCCATACCATTCTTGAATCTTTTCCCAATGGGGCCATGGTGACCAACACCAGAGGACAGGTGGTTCTGATGAATCCGGCTTTTCGGCAACTCCTCGAAATAGACTCTGATTTGAAACCGGGTAACCCCATAGAAGACTATATGCCGGACCAAAGCCTTTGCAATCTTGTTAAGGAAATTTCCCAGGGCAAACATATCGATTATGATGATATCCCGGATTATGAGTTTGCTCTCTCAGACAAAAAATATCTTCTGGCAAAAGCCCAGCCGGTACTGGGCGAAAAACAAGAATGCCTGGGTGCGGTGGTAAATGTAATGGATATCTCAGATATGAAGGTGCTGGATCAGCTTAAATCGGAATTCGTGGCAAAGGTTTCCCACGAACTTCGATCTCCCCTGTCAACCATCCATGAACAACTGGCGCTCGTTATCAGGGACATGGTGGGAAAAACAACCATGGATGACCAGCACATACTCACCCGTGCCAAGGAAAAGACCCAGGGATTGATCGCTCTGATAGGCGATCTGCTCGATCTCTCCCGCATCGAGGAAGGGATTATTTGTCACCAGCCGCAACCGGTAAAATTGGAAGAAACCCTGAAAAATATAGTGGATTTTCTGCAAACCCGTGCAAAGAGCAAGAAACAGTCTTTAATCCTGAATCTTCCCAAAGATCCTGTTCCTTCACTGATAGCCGACCCCATTGCCCTGGAAAGCATATTTGGCAACCTGATTGCCAATGCCATCAGTTATACCCATAAAAACGGAAAAATAAAAATAGATGTTGACCTGGCAGGGATAAACATCCGTGTAAGGATTAAGGATAACGGATTTGGCATCGCAGATAAACACCTTGAAAAGATATTTGAAAGGTTCTACAGGGTCAAAGATGAAAACACCAGGTATATTACCGGTACAGGACTCGGCCTTCCCATAGTAAAAGGACTGGTGGATTCTTTGAACGGTTTTATCGAGGTGGAAAGCACTCCCGGAAAAGGAACCGTTTTCACCGTTCTTCTCCCGGTAAAAGAGTAA
- a CDS encoding response regulator gives MSEKKRILVVDDEPDFASIVQGNLEKEGFEVEIAYNGVEGLEKVQANPPDAIVLDVMMPEKDGYEMCADLKGDEKYRDIPIVLLTAVASHVTSTRYSHADGMSTEADDYIAKPASAEEITRSVKDLLEIE, from the coding sequence ATGAGCGAAAAAAAGAGAATTCTGGTGGTCGATGATGAACCTGATTTCGCTTCCATTGTTCAGGGAAATCTGGAGAAGGAAGGCTTTGAGGTTGAAATCGCCTATAACGGTGTTGAGGGGCTGGAGAAGGTACAGGCCAATCCACCTGATGCCATCGTACTTGATGTAATGATGCCTGAAAAGGACGGGTATGAAATGTGTGCGGATCTGAAAGGGGATGAAAAATACCGTGACATTCCCATTGTCCTGCTGACTGCTGTCGCATCACATGTGACTTCAACACGCTATTCACACGCGGATGGAATGAGTACGGAGGCGGACGACTATATTGCCAAACCGGCGTCTGCAGAAGAGATTACCCGGAGCGTTAAAGATCTACTCGAAATTGAGTAA
- a CDS encoding methylenetetrahydrofolate reductase C-terminal domain-containing protein — protein MIVADKKPIEEIIEEIKDKEKILILGCNECVTVCEAGGKKEVGVLSSALRMYFLNQGREVRIDERTLERQCDHEYLEEVRDVIDQYDAVVSLACGVGVQFMAEKYHTTPVFPGVNTCFMGVTEERGVWTERCQGCGECILARTAGICPVSRCAKRILNGPCGGSTNGKCEINPELDCAWQLIIDRLKALGKLDDYEKITPIKDWSTERAGGPRKVIREDVQQ, from the coding sequence ATGATTGTCGCGGATAAAAAGCCGATTGAGGAGATTATTGAGGAAATCAAAGATAAAGAAAAAATCCTCATTTTAGGTTGCAACGAGTGTGTGACGGTCTGCGAGGCAGGAGGAAAAAAGGAGGTGGGTGTCCTATCTTCTGCTCTTAGAATGTATTTTCTAAACCAGGGCCGGGAAGTCAGGATAGATGAAAGGACTTTGGAACGACAATGCGATCACGAATACCTTGAAGAGGTTCGTGATGTGATTGATCAGTACGATGCGGTCGTCTCTCTAGCCTGCGGGGTCGGCGTCCAGTTCATGGCCGAAAAATATCACACCACCCCTGTTTTTCCGGGGGTGAATACATGTTTTATGGGTGTGACTGAAGAACGGGGTGTCTGGACTGAAAGGTGCCAGGGTTGCGGAGAGTGCATTTTAGCACGTACTGCCGGAATTTGCCCGGTTTCCCGCTGTGCCAAAAGGATCCTTAACGGCCCCTGCGGCGGCTCAACAAATGGAAAGTGTGAAATTAATCCGGAGTTGGACTGTGCCTGGCAATTGATCATTGACCGTCTCAAGGCATTGGGAAAACTGGATGACTATGAAAAAATCACCCCTATAAAAGACTGGTCAACTGAAAGGGCCGGTGGGCCCAGAAAAGTGATAAGGGAGGATGTGCAGCAATGA
- a CDS encoding shikimate dehydrogenase, translated as MIDTGYPAFSGIFASLKLALLNTESLKEDARYSIQNRPGFALYKLRPDKTLWQGKRVTSNEYPTSSIQYRESSIMMVFCILSDERAFRLKSPDMFSLVMKRLGIKGRYVPFAVKPEDIGQAIQSIRILNIAGANITVPYKEKVIPFLDVLSEGANIIGAVNTIVCDGDILKGYNTNAIGFMDALSEVDFDVEGKQALVFGTGGAAKSVVFILNWLRTDSIMVAGRRKEKALEIVDRFSGDAMPIYDLPNRPFPANIVVNTTSVSSIDESPELAAVVERLEIPQCELVLDLNYGHTKNFWQDMAKARNIRFMDGLSTLAFQARRTFALWTGTQVPPKEFLKALDENS; from the coding sequence ATGATTGATACTGGATACCCCGCTTTCAGCGGGATTTTCGCTTCGCTCAAACTGGCTTTGCTGAATACTGAATCTTTAAAAGAAGATGCTCGATATTCAATCCAGAATCGACCAGGCTTCGCGCTTTACAAGCTACGCCCTGACAAGACACTGTGGCAAGGCAAACGAGTAACAAGCAACGAGTATCCAACATCGAGCATCCAGTATCGAGAATCGAGTATAATGATGGTTTTTTGCATATTAAGTGATGAGCGGGCTTTTCGTTTAAAATCGCCGGACATGTTTTCCTTGGTAATGAAACGATTAGGTATAAAAGGAAGATATGTACCTTTTGCAGTTAAACCGGAAGACATCGGACAGGCCATTCAAAGTATCCGAATTTTAAATATCGCAGGCGCAAACATCACCGTACCGTATAAAGAGAAAGTCATTCCTTTTCTTGATGTTCTTTCCGAAGGAGCAAATATCATTGGCGCGGTCAATACCATCGTTTGTGACGGAGACATATTAAAAGGTTACAACACCAATGCAATCGGTTTCATGGATGCCCTCAGTGAAGTGGATTTTGATGTTGAAGGCAAGCAGGCTCTCGTTTTTGGCACAGGCGGTGCAGCAAAATCAGTTGTATTTATTTTAAACTGGCTTCGAACAGACTCCATTATGGTTGCAGGCCGAAGAAAAGAAAAGGCCCTGGAAATAGTCGATCGTTTTAGTGGAGACGCGATGCCGATTTACGATTTGCCGAATCGGCCGTTTCCAGCCAATATTGTGGTCAATACCACTTCTGTTTCCAGCATCGATGAATCACCGGAACTGGCTGCAGTTGTGGAAAGGTTGGAAATTCCGCAATGCGAACTTGTGTTGGATCTTAACTATGGCCATACAAAAAATTTTTGGCAGGATATGGCCAAAGCGAGAAATATTCGTTTCATGGACGGTCTTTCCACCCTTGCCTTTCAGGCAAGACGAACCTTTGCTCTCTGGACAGGCACCCAAGTCCCACCGAAGGAGTTTCTCAAAGCACTTGATGAAAATTCGTAA
- a CDS encoding hydrogenase iron-sulfur subunit, with protein MGKDFEPIIIAFCCNFUGYTAADLAGSMRLSYPTNIRIVLVPCTGKVDILHMLRAFEKGADGVYVVGCMEGDCHYNSGNFRARKRVEQAQQILDAIGIGGERVQMYNLSSGEGPKFAEYAVEMDKRIQKLGPNPIKSAKKKAA; from the coding sequence ATGGGAAAAGATTTTGAACCGATCATCATAGCATTTTGCTGTAATTTCTGAGGTTACACTGCAGCGGACCTGGCAGGTTCAATGCGATTGAGTTATCCGACAAACATCAGGATCGTCCTGGTTCCTTGCACCGGGAAGGTGGATATTCTTCATATGCTGCGCGCATTTGAAAAAGGGGCGGACGGTGTGTACGTGGTCGGGTGTATGGAAGGGGATTGTCACTATAACAGCGGCAATTTCAGAGCCCGGAAACGGGTCGAGCAGGCGCAACAAATTCTTGATGCTATCGGTATCGGAGGAGAACGGGTACAGATGTACAATCTGTCGTCAGGGGAAGGTCCTAAGTTTGCCGAATATGCGGTGGAGATGGATAAAAGAATTCAAAAATTGGGTCCAAATCCTATAAAATCGGCCAAGAAAAAGGCAGCTTGA